The Paenibacillus spongiae nucleotide sequence CGTTGAGGAATCAGGCGCTGTATCACGTTAATTCTCACCACTGGCCGGGAATCGCGTATAAATTGTGCGTGTCGGATGGCGTCCTGTACCAGACGAATGACCTGTTATCATATACGACGCATGCCAAGGGCGCTAATACCGATTCCATCGGAATTGCGGTCAAAGCCGACTTATCGAAACGGCCAATGACCGAAACCGAACGTCAACTGCTGTATGCCGGCATTCTTACACTGCTCGAGATCTGGCCGAATGCGGCCATCGTTGGTCATAATGAAGTGTCCGCGACATCGTGCCCATGTACGGATATGAAGGTTATCCGGTCTGACATTGAGCTTCTGAAGAAGAAGATAGCTGAACAGGAGGATTATGCTGGATCGGTATCGGCTGAATGCGTTCGATGCTATGCCATAAAAGAGCGTGTCAATGAGTTGGGTAGCCGCCTAAAAGACCCGAAGTGGGGTGAAGCTGCTGAGATGAAACTTGAATGGCTGTATCCGGTCATAGATGTGGTGGGCGGCGACAAAACACCGTTGGGAGTCGTCAATCGTGTGCTGGAGATATACAAGACGGCGATGGGATCGGGGGTTTACTCGTCGGAGGGAGTGCGGAAGCTGCTGCTGTTTGAACCATTAATGAATGAACGGGGCCTGCTATGACAGAGGCCCTTGTATTTGTTATACTAGATTCAGATATGGAAATATTATCTGCAAATGGGCAAATAGGGGGAAGTCGGTTGCAGTATATTATTTATATGGATGAATCTAACGATGAGGGTCCATACTACGGGAATTTTTATGGCGGGGCATTGGTTCGATCGAAAGATTATATGCGAGTTGTGGACTTGCTCGAGAGTACCAAAGTAAAGAACAATATGCTTGGAGAGGTTAAATGGCAAAAAGTCACCTTAAATTACCTCGAGAAGTATATGGATCTAATTGATGTTTTTTTCGATTTAATTGAGATGGACATTATAAAACTGCGTGTTATGTTTACCCAGAATAATCGTGAAGCGATAAACCTCACTCAAGAGCAACGAGCAAGTGAATATGAGATGCTCTATTATCAATTTTTTAAGCATGCATTCGGATTGAGATATTCAAATATGAGCAAGAGTAGTGATATTTCACTTCGAATATATTTTGATGAATTGCCCGTTGCACCACAAAAAGCTACTAAGTTTAAGGAGTTCATTGAACGCCTTCAATACACGAAGGAGTTTTCTGAAGCAAGATTGAAGATAAACAAAGAGGATGT carries:
- a CDS encoding peptidoglycan recognition protein family protein, which gives rise to MSFTDIKRIVVHHMASEAPLRNQALYHVNSHHWPGIAYKLCVSDGVLYQTNDLLSYTTHAKGANTDSIGIAVKADLSKRPMTETERQLLYAGILTLLEIWPNAAIVGHNEVSATSCPCTDMKVIRSDIELLKKKIAEQEDYAGSVSAECVRCYAIKERVNELGSRLKDPKWGEAAEMKLEWLYPVIDVVGGDKTPLGVVNRVLEIYKTAMGSGVYSSEGVRKLLLFEPLMNERGLL
- a CDS encoding DUF3800 domain-containing protein, coding for MTEALVFVILDSDMEILSANGQIGGSRLQYIIYMDESNDEGPYYGNFYGGALVRSKDYMRVVDLLESTKVKNNMLGEVKWQKVTLNYLEKYMDLIDVFFDLIEMDIIKLRVMFTQNNREAINLTQEQRASEYEMLYYQFFKHAFGLRYSNMSKSSDISLRIYFDELPVAPQKATKFKEFIERLQYTKEFSEARLKINKEDVTEVKSNQHVLLQYMDIVLGAMYFRLNQFHKVKPEGEKRRGKRTVAKDNLYQHINRRIRKIYPNFNIGVSTGAIRITDRWHHPYRHWLFIPNEHRVLPEYKKETPSLLHIGLSGT